The following coding sequences are from one Capsicum annuum cultivar UCD-10X-F1 chromosome 3, UCD10Xv1.1, whole genome shotgun sequence window:
- the LOC107863813 gene encoding 2-methyl-6-phytyl-1,4-hydroquinone methyltransferase, chloroplastic translates to MANSLLISGAQSFSLCTRISPNGSGFIGSDFNVNQFSKLGLSRTSYKTKTLTPICSISTSRPASQPRFIQHKQEAFWFYRFLSIVYDHVINPGHWTEDMRDDALEPADLNDRNLTVVDVGGGTGFTTLGIVEHVDAKNVTILDQSPHQLAKAKEKEPLKECKIIEGDAEDLPFSTDYADRYVSAGSIEYWPDPQRGIREAYRVLKPGGKACLIGPVHPTFWLSRFFADVWMLFPKEEEYLEWFEKAGFQDVQLKRIGPKWYRGVRRHGLIMGCSVTGVKSTPGDSPLQLGPKAEDVTKPVNPFVFILRFLLGAMAATYYVLVPIYMWVKDQVVPEGEPL, encoded by the exons ATGGCAAATTCACTACTCATCTCAGGAGCTCAAAGTTTCAGCCTTTGTACAAGAATTTCCCCAAATGGGTCAGGCTTTATTGGATCAGATTTCAACGTCAACCAATTTTCCAAGTTGGGTTTATCAAGAACCAGCTATAAAACCAAAACCCTAACTCCAATATGCAGTATTTCAACATCTAGGCCAGCGTCACAGCCAAGATTCATACAACACAAACAAGAAGCTTTTTGGTTCTACAGATTCTTGTCCATTGTGTATGATCATGTGATTAATCCTGGTCATTGGACTGAAGATATGAGGGATGATGCACTTGAACCAGCTGATCTTAATGACAGGAATTTGACTGTAGTGGATGTTGGTGGTGGCACTGGTTTCACTACATTAGGTATTGTTGAACATGTGGATGCCAAGAATGTTACAATTCTTGATCAATCTCCTCATCAGCTTGCTAAGGCTAAGGAAAAAGAGCCTTTGAAAGAATGCAAGATAATTGAGGGTGATGCTGAGGATCTTCCTTTCTCAACTGATTATGCTGATAGATATGTATCTGCTGGAAG TATTGAATATTGGCCGGACCCACAACGTGGAATTAGAGAGGCGTACAGGGTTCTGAAACCTGGAGGGAAGGCGTGCCTAATCGGTCCTGTGCACCCTACCTTTTGGTTGTCTCGTTTCTTTGCTGATGTGTGGATGCTCTTCCCTAAGGAGGAAGAATACTTAGAATGGTTTGAGAAGGCAGGATTCCAGGACGTCCAACTGAAGAGGATTGGCCCAAAATGGTATCGTGGTGTTCGCAGGCATGGGCTTATCATGGGATGTTCTGTGACTGGTGTAAAGTCTACACCAGGCGATTCACCACTACAG CTCGGTCCAAAGGCAGAGGATGTGACAAAACCTGTAAATCCATTTGTCTTTATTTTGCGTTTCCTTCTGGGGGCAATGGCAGCAACATACTATGTTTTGGTTCCTATTTACATGTGGGTTAAAGACCAGGTTGTTCCTGAAGGCGAACCTCTGTGA